A stretch of the Malus domestica chromosome 08, GDT2T_hap1 genome encodes the following:
- the LOC103440895 gene encoding uncharacterized protein, translating into MASASMAMPLMSATQNTEALFRSIPLKPSKKAGFVNPKPKGMFKVEASLKEKAATGLAAAALTASMVIPEVAEAAGSSGLTPSLNNFLLSIAAGGVVLVAIIGAVVGVSNFDPVKRA; encoded by the coding sequence ATGGCTTCTGCTTCAATGGCCATGCCACTAATGTCTGCCACCCAAAACACAGAAGCACTTTTCAGATCAATCCCATTGAAGCCATCAAAGAAAGCTGGTTTTGTGAACCCAAAGCCCAAGGGCATGTTCAAGGTGGAGGCCTCTTTGAAAGAAAAGGCGGCGACAGGCCTAGCAGCGGCGGCATTGACAGCCTCCATGGTGATTCCTGAGGTGGCTGAGGCTGCGGGGTCTTCCGGGCTTACGCCTTCTTTGAACAACTTCTTGCTCAGCATTGCTGCTGGTGGAGTTGTGCTTGTAGCGATCATTGGTGCTGTTGTTGGGGTTTCCAACTTTGACCCAGTTAAGAGAGCCTAA